The region CTTTTTGCAAGCGGGGGGTCGCCGCAGGCGACCCTCCGCAGTAAAAGGTCCTATTTGAAGAGGTCCTCGTGGCGCTCGGCGAGATCGGTGTAGGCTCCCGAGGAGTGGGCCTCAAAGATCGCCTCGGGGTCGAGCGTCGTCTCGGAAAGCGGCGTGACGGTTGCGGGGACGCCGCGGACGAACGATTCCGGTGGAATGTCGTAGCCTTCCGGGACGGTCGTACCGCTCGCGACGACGCTGCCGGCCCCCACAGTGACGTCGGAGTTGACCGTCGCGTTGAAGCCCACGAGCGCGCCGTCGCCGACGGTGGCGTCGTTGAGTACCGCGCCGTGACCGATCATCACCCGCTCGCCGACCTCCGAGGCGTGGAGGACGGCGTTGTCGCCGACGTGCGAGTGGGCACCGATCGAGACTGGGGCGACATCTCCACGAAGCACGACGCCCGGCCAGACGCTGGCGTGCGCCTCGACGGTGACGCTTCCGACGAGCGTCGCGCCGTGACTCACCGAGGCGTCGGCATCGACGTCCGGTGTCGTTCCCTCGAAGGCGTACTGGTTGCCCGCCATACAGGATGCACGCAGTCCTCGGATATACATCTATGGGGGCTGCTGACGGGACAACGCAAGCGATATGCCCGC is a window of Halococcus sediminicola DNA encoding:
- a CDS encoding gamma carbonic anhydrase family protein — its product is MAGNQYAFEGTTPDVDADASVSHGATLVGSVTVEAHASVWPGVVLRGDVAPVSIGAHSHVGDNAVLHASEVGERVMIGHGAVLNDATVGDGALVGFNATVNSDVTVGAGSVVASGTTVPEGYDIPPESFVRGVPATVTPLSETTLDPEAIFEAHSSGAYTDLAERHEDLFK